TTGCCGGCCTAGCCATGAACTCGCATGACTGAACAAGACTATCTGCTTGCCTGGGGCGTGTATGCCGTTGCCGCACTCGGCTGCCTGCTGGTGTGGTTGCGCATGACCGGCTGGATCTGGCGCTGGCTGCGCGAGCCGCTGCGCCTGCTGGTGGCGGTGCTGCTGCTGACCCCGACCATTGTCGACCCGGCCCGCGATCTGTATGCCCCGGCCATCGCCGTGACGGCCCTGGATGTGCTGTTCAAGGTCGGCAACAACGCCTGGCATGCGGTGGCCGACCTGGCCATCTACGGCGTGATCGCCTTTGCCGTGTGGCTGCTGTTCGCCGCCCTGCGCTGGCCGCTGGAGCGCTGGTGGCAGGGGCGCCAGGGCGCGCCGGCACAAGTGCCGGCGGAGGATGAGCCGACCCTGCGCGAGATGATGGCGCGCGACGACGAGCGCTACGACGCCGACACCCGCACCGATGCCCGTGGCGACCGGCGCTTGCGCATCGAGCCGCGTCTTTAAGGTGCGGCGGCGATGAGCTGCGTATTCTGTGCCATCGCCGACGGCCAGCTGCCGGCGCATACCCTGCACGAGGATGAACACTTCATCGTGCTGCTGGATATCTTCCCGCTGCGTCCGGCCCATGTGCTGATCGTCGCCCGTGGCCATGCCCCGTTGCTTGGCGACCTGCCGCTGCCGGCCCGCGATGCCCTGCTGGCGCTGGCCGAGCGGGTGAGC
The window above is part of the Pseudomonas alcaligenes genome. Proteins encoded here:
- a CDS encoding MFS transporter; translated protein: MTEQDYLLAWGVYAVAALGCLLVWLRMTGWIWRWLREPLRLLVAVLLLTPTIVDPARDLYAPAIAVTALDVLFKVGNNAWHAVADLAIYGVIAFAVWLLFAALRWPLERWWQGRQGAPAQVPAEDEPTLREMMARDDERYDADTRTDARGDRRLRIEPRL